The stretch of DNA CACGCCTCGCGCCGACCGAAGCCAGCCGCCGGTGGGCGACCCTGCTGCAGCAGATTTTCGAGGTCGACTCGCTCGCGTGTCCCACCTGCCACGGCGCCATGCGCATCGTCGCGTTCATCACCCAGGCGTCGGTGATCGACCGGATCCTCGCGCATCTCCGGACGCGCGCCGCGCGCGAGGCGCACGGCGGGCCGCGGAGTCCGCCATCGACGTGGGCCCCCACGAACCGGGGCGCGTCCGAGCGGCCGCCGCCGGCATCGGCCCCCCCCACGGTAACCGCCATTCTCACGGCCCGCGAGGCGCGCGCGCGAGGCGGAGGGCACGCCACCGCCCGTCTGTCGGTGCGCGCGTGGTCGGCGATCACGCCGTATCCTCGACCGACCCCAATCGAATTTCCTATCCAGCGCAAGGCAAGCAGCTGTGGATCGAAGCCCGCGGCCTCGGGGCCCGCTCCGGTGAGCGTGCAAGCTGCGGAGCGCGCTCTCGCTGTGACACTCCGGTCCCGTGGCGTGTTGCTCACCCCGAATCCGCGGTGACGCAGGCCCGTTGGCATCAGTCCAGACGCTGAGCCCCCACGCCCCCCGACGCCCCGCGCATGCCCCCTGCTGCCCTCGCGCCCGACCCGCTGTTCGTCGCCTTCCAGACGGCGCTGGCCGGCCGCTACTCCATCGATCGCGAGATCGGCCGTGGCGGCATGGGCGTCGTGTACCTCGCGCGCGAAGTCATGCTCGATCGCGCCGTGGCCATCAAGCTGCTGCCCCCCGCCATGGCCACGCAGCCCGCGCTGCGCGATCGCTTTCTGCGCGAGGCGCAACTCGCAGCCAAGCTGTCGCACCCGCACATCGTGCCCATTCACAGCGTGGACACGATCGACGACTTCGTGTTCTTCGTGATGGCCTACGTGGAGGGCGAGACGCTCGCGCAGCGTGTGCAATCGCGCGGCCCGCTGCCGGCGCGCGAAGGAGCGCGCGTACTGCGCGAAGTGGCCTGGGCGCTCGGCTACGCGCACGCACAGCAGGTGGTGCACCGCGATGTGAAGCCCGACAACATTCTGCTCGAGGCCAACACCGGCCGGGCGCTCGTGGCCGACTTCGGCATTGCCGCCGCCACGGGTGACGCCATCAGCGATCAGATCGCCGGCACTCCCGACTTCATGAGCCCCGAGCAGATCCTCGGCGCCGACATCGACGCGCGCAGCGATCTCTACTCGCTCGGCGCCACCGCGTTCTACGCCCTCTCCGGTGCGCTGCCGTTCTCCGACGCGAACACCAGCGACGTGCTGGCGCGCAGGCTCACCACCTCAGCACCCTCGCTCGACACCACCGGCACCCGGGTGCCGCGCAAGCTCACGCAGCTCGTGGACTGGTGCCTCGCCACGCACCCCGCCGACCGCCCCGCGAGCGCACAACTGCTCGCCGATCAGCTGGGCGTGGCGATCGAACAGCGCCGTGAGCTGCCGGTCGCGCTGCGCGCGTTCGTGAAGCGCAACGGCCGCACCGATGGGGCCGGCACCATGCTCACGCTCGTGGGCACGGTGGTCGGAGCCGGTGTGGTGGCGGCGGTTGCCGGGCCGGCGCAGGCATTGGCCGCGACGGCCATCAGTGCGCTGGTGGCCCCGGCGGCGTTCGGTGTGCTCTCGGCGCGGCGCATGCTCGACCTCGGCTTCACGCACCAGGATCTGTGGCCGGCCTTCGACGTGGAGCGCGAAAGCAGTCGTGAAGAGCACGCGGTACACCCCGGCCGCCTGCGACGCGTTTTCGAGCGTGTGCTGCGGCATGTCGCACGAGTGTCCTCGGCCACCACGGCCGCGGTGATTCCGGCGCTCGCCTTGGCCACGCCAATGGAGCAGCTGTACGCCGTCCCGCTGGTGCTGCTCTGCCTTGCCGTGGCCATCTCCAGCGTGTTCGGTTATCTGGTCGTGCTGCAGCTCCGCCGAGACGTGGACGTGGAGTTCTGGAGTCGCGTGTGGACGGGTCGCTTCGGCGCGTGGTCGTTCGCACTCGCTCGCAAGTGGCGCGGCCGTGCACCCGTCGCACCGGCCATGACGCACCGCGCCACCGAACTCTCGCTCGGACTCGCCGCGGAGCAGCTGTTCGACAGCCTGCCCAAGGCCTCGCGCGAATCACTCGGCGATCTGCCGGCGCTGATCGAACGGTTGCAGCGGGACGCGCATGTACTGCGGACGCGCTTCGATGCACTGCAGCAGGCGCTGCACGGATCGGGGCAGGGGGCCGCTGCGTCGAGCCACGCCGAGTCCTCGCACCAGCAGGCGCTCGCGGAAGAGCGTGACATGGTGCAGGCGCGACTGCGCGAGACCGTGAGTGCGCTCGAAAACATCCGCCTCGGGCTACTGCGCCTGCACGCCGGGTCGCTCAGTCTCGGGTCGCTCACCACGCACATCGCCCTGGCGGTCGACGTGTCCGAGAACGTGGACCGTCTGATCCAGGCGCACGACGACGTCGAACATCTGCTGCGCCTTCCGCAGCA from Gemmatimonas sp. encodes:
- a CDS encoding serine/threonine-protein kinase is translated as MPPAALAPDPLFVAFQTALAGRYSIDREIGRGGMGVVYLAREVMLDRAVAIKLLPPAMATQPALRDRFLREAQLAAKLSHPHIVPIHSVDTIDDFVFFVMAYVEGETLAQRVQSRGPLPAREGARVLREVAWALGYAHAQQVVHRDVKPDNILLEANTGRALVADFGIAAATGDAISDQIAGTPDFMSPEQILGADIDARSDLYSLGATAFYALSGALPFSDANTSDVLARRLTTSAPSLDTTGTRVPRKLTQLVDWCLATHPADRPASAQLLADQLGVAIEQRRELPVALRAFVKRNGRTDGAGTMLTLVGTVVGAGVVAAVAGPAQALAATAISALVAPAAFGVLSARRMLDLGFTHQDLWPAFDVERESSREEHAVHPGRLRRVFERVLRHVARVSSATTAAVIPALALATPMEQLYAVPLVLLCLAVAISSVFGYLVVLQLRRDVDVEFWSRVWTGRFGAWSFALARKWRGRAPVAPAMTHRATELSLGLAAEQLFDSLPKASRESLGDLPALIERLQRDAHVLRTRFDALQQALHGSGQGAAASSHAESSHQQALAEERDMVQARLRETVSALENIRLGLLRLHAGSLSLGSLTTHIALAVDVSENVDRLIQAHDDVEHLLRLPQQISLTPA